A genomic window from Micromonospora sp. WMMA1947 includes:
- a CDS encoding DUF6232 family protein, with product MVLYYRDDTVQVTSEAIHAGGQAVALADVTYVWHARGTTTLAVRGRVLGRGVLVLLLSLPPLVAVVCVLSLAWSAQDRGEWRLALIILAAFVVVGLALTPFLEVPLGWLDRSYERGNRVHELWVQHHGRETLLVRTPDALRFGQIYRAVQRAVEQQTDRR from the coding sequence ATGGTCCTCTATTACCGGGACGACACCGTGCAGGTCACCTCCGAGGCGATCCACGCGGGCGGTCAGGCCGTCGCGCTCGCCGACGTCACGTACGTCTGGCACGCGCGCGGCACCACCACACTTGCCGTCCGAGGGCGGGTGCTGGGCCGCGGCGTGCTGGTCCTGCTGCTGTCGCTGCCGCCGCTCGTCGCCGTGGTCTGCGTGCTCTCGCTGGCCTGGTCCGCGCAGGACCGCGGCGAGTGGAGACTGGCCCTGATCATCCTGGCCGCGTTCGTGGTGGTGGGACTGGCCCTCACCCCGTTCCTGGAGGTGCCGCTCGGCTGGCTGGACCGCTCCTACGAGCGCGGCAACCGGGTGCACGAACTCTGGGTCCAGCACCACGGCCGGGAGACGCTGCTGGTCCGTACGCCGGACGCGCTGCGGTTCGGGCAGATCTACCGGGCCGTGCAACGCGCCGTGGAACAGCAGACCGACCGCAGGTAG
- a CDS encoding alpha/beta fold hydrolase, whose product MPTPGPASRRLLACGVVALLAVVLGALLLARADAGLTTRRATVAGVPLTEVRADGASGDRRPGVVIAHGFAGSARLMRPLADSVARRGGIAVLLDFAGHGASSSRLPGAGRDEERSRAALRHDLDVAVAWLRGRPGVDPDRIVLVGHSMGAGAVVRYAVAHPEIDRAVAISLPDGSDVPAGWPGKLTLVVGGLEFAGFRQAVDEASRDAAPGTRTRVVAPGVEHVSVLFAPRTHAAVLHALPNPAGGLPLSPLTRPGGAGLLLAGLALGFVPLVALLTHGAGTRRAGTVAGGPRTGRWLAATVPAAGLGAVLAALLPTARLPLAVGGYVAVFLLLTGVLLAAAARFAQSGRTQEAGGGVRSAVVAVVLLGYAVLAVALPLHLGLTSTVPVGARWWLLPLVTFCCLVFLLGAERLADGHSVRYAATGGIAVLVLAVAAVIGLAPGFVLLVVPLFAALVAWQAAWAAVLRRRAVPWWLAPSLGAVLLAWPTATTLPLA is encoded by the coding sequence ATGCCCACCCCCGGCCCGGCGTCGCGGCGACTGCTCGCCTGCGGCGTGGTCGCGCTGCTCGCGGTCGTCCTCGGCGCCCTGCTCCTGGCCCGCGCCGACGCCGGTCTGACCACCCGGCGGGCGACGGTGGCCGGGGTGCCGCTGACCGAGGTACGGGCCGACGGTGCGAGCGGGGACCGGCGGCCCGGGGTGGTGATCGCGCACGGCTTCGCCGGGTCCGCCCGGCTGATGCGGCCGCTGGCCGACTCGGTGGCCCGCCGGGGCGGGATCGCGGTGCTGCTCGACTTCGCCGGGCACGGTGCTAGCAGCTCCCGGCTACCGGGCGCGGGCCGGGACGAGGAACGCAGCCGGGCGGCGCTGCGGCACGACCTGGACGTGGCGGTCGCCTGGCTGCGCGGGCGTCCCGGCGTCGACCCGGACCGGATCGTCCTGGTCGGGCACTCGATGGGCGCGGGTGCTGTCGTCCGGTACGCGGTCGCGCATCCGGAGATCGACCGGGCCGTGGCGATCTCGCTGCCCGACGGCAGCGACGTACCGGCGGGCTGGCCGGGGAAGCTGACGCTCGTGGTCGGCGGGCTGGAGTTCGCCGGTTTCCGCCAGGCGGTCGACGAGGCGTCACGGGACGCGGCGCCGGGCACCCGCACGCGGGTGGTGGCGCCCGGCGTCGAGCACGTGTCGGTGCTGTTCGCGCCGCGTACGCACGCCGCGGTTCTGCACGCGCTGCCGAACCCTGCCGGCGGGCTGCCACTGTCCCCGCTGACCCGGCCGGGCGGCGCCGGGCTGCTGCTGGCAGGGCTCGCGCTGGGCTTCGTACCACTGGTGGCGTTGCTGACGCACGGGGCCGGGACGCGCCGGGCCGGGACGGTCGCCGGCGGTCCGCGTACCGGGCGGTGGCTCGCCGCGACGGTGCCGGCGGCCGGGCTGGGCGCCGTACTCGCCGCGCTGCTGCCTACCGCCCGGCTACCGCTCGCCGTGGGCGGATACGTGGCGGTGTTCCTGCTGCTCACCGGCGTGCTGCTCGCTGCCGCGGCGCGCTTCGCGCAATCCGGCCGGACACAGGAGGCCGGGGGTGGCGTACGGTCCGCCGTCGTCGCCGTCGTGCTCCTCGGGTACGCGGTGCTCGCCGTCGCCCTGCCGCTTCATCTCGGTCTCACCTCGACCGTGCCGGTCGGGGCGCGCTGGTGGCTGCTGCCCCTGGTGACGTTCTGCTGCCTGGTCTTCCTGCTCGGCGCCGAGCGGCTCGCGGACGGCCACTCCGTCCGTTACGCGGCCACCGGCGGGATCGCCGTGCTGGTGCTCGCCGTGGCCGCGGTGATCGGTCTGGCGCCCGGGTTCGTGCTGCTGGTGGTGCCGCTGTTCGCCGCGCTGGTGGCCTGGCAGGCGGCCTGGGCCGCGGTGCTGCGCCGCCGGGCCGTGCCGTGGTGGCTGGCGCCGTCGCTCGGGGCGGTGCTGCTGGCCTGGCCGACGGCGACCACGCTGCCCCTGGCCTGA
- a CDS encoding ribokinase, producing MPQTRVAVVGSANMDLVGIGAALPRPGETVLGDDFVMLPGGKGANQAVAAVRAGASCVFLGAIGSDSFGVTLRARMTAAGVDTGHLRVVYGPSGVALVMVGGAGENAILVTPGANAAFTSLTADELSAVRDADVLVAQLEVPVETVTEAALAARAAGTRVVLNAAPARSVPAELLAATDLLVVNEPEAQALTGRGRDEPAALLDLVPRAVLTLGGDGAWYVDRERPATHVPAVPVNVVDSTAAGDAFTAALAVAWGEGRDLADAVRWAAAAGAACVRKLGASVALPHRAEIDELFEC from the coding sequence GTGCCGCAGACCCGGGTCGCCGTCGTGGGCAGCGCCAACATGGACCTCGTCGGCATCGGCGCCGCGCTGCCCCGGCCCGGTGAGACGGTGCTGGGCGACGACTTCGTCATGCTGCCCGGCGGCAAGGGCGCCAACCAGGCGGTCGCCGCGGTACGCGCCGGCGCCTCCTGCGTCTTCCTCGGCGCGATCGGCTCCGACTCGTTCGGCGTGACGCTGCGGGCCCGGATGACAGCCGCGGGCGTGGACACCGGCCACCTGCGGGTGGTCTACGGGCCGTCCGGCGTCGCCCTCGTCATGGTCGGCGGCGCGGGGGAGAACGCCATCCTGGTCACCCCCGGCGCGAACGCCGCGTTCACGTCGTTGACCGCCGACGAGCTCTCCGCCGTACGCGATGCGGACGTGCTGGTCGCGCAGCTGGAGGTGCCGGTCGAGACGGTGACCGAGGCGGCGCTGGCGGCCCGGGCCGCGGGCACCCGGGTGGTGCTCAACGCCGCGCCGGCCCGGTCGGTGCCGGCCGAGCTGCTGGCGGCGACCGACCTGCTCGTGGTGAACGAGCCGGAGGCGCAGGCGCTGACCGGTCGCGGCCGGGACGAGCCGGCGGCGCTGCTGGACCTGGTGCCCCGGGCGGTGCTCACGCTCGGCGGCGACGGCGCCTGGTACGTCGACCGGGAGCGGCCGGCGACGCACGTGCCGGCGGTACCGGTGAATGTGGTCGACTCGACCGCCGCCGGGGACGCGTTCACCGCCGCGCTCGCGGTGGCCTGGGGCGAGGGGCGGGACCTGGCCGACGCGGTGCGCTGGGCGGCGGCGGCCGGTGCGGCGTGCGTGCGCAAGCTCGGCGCCTCGGTGGCGCTGCCGCACCGCGCGGAGATCGACGAGCTGTTCGAGTGTTAG
- a CDS encoding ABC transporter ATP-binding protein, whose product MDGAVTGDLIPGAPGAPAPSTVDADLVVSLDGVGVKRSGTALVHDVDWQVELDERWVVLGPNGAGKTTLLNLAAGRLHPTSGVAHVLGERIGRTDVNELRTRIGLSTATLAERIPADERVVDVVVTAAWSVVGRWRENYDRTDEARAGALLSQLGVGHLTDRAYGTLSEGERKRVQIARALMTDPELLLLDEPAAGLDLGGREDLVARLAELAYDPDAPAMVLVTHHVEEIPPGFTHALLLREGAVVAQGLLADVLTADNLSKAFGLPLVVTRSGDRWAARAA is encoded by the coding sequence TTGGATGGAGCGGTGACTGGTGACCTGATCCCCGGCGCCCCGGGCGCCCCCGCCCCCTCGACCGTGGACGCGGATCTGGTGGTCAGCCTCGACGGCGTCGGCGTCAAGCGTTCCGGCACCGCGCTGGTGCACGACGTCGACTGGCAGGTCGAGCTGGACGAACGGTGGGTGGTGCTCGGGCCGAACGGCGCGGGCAAGACCACGCTGCTCAACCTGGCCGCCGGCCGGCTGCACCCCACCAGCGGCGTCGCGCACGTGCTCGGCGAGCGCATCGGCCGCACCGACGTCAACGAACTGCGTACCCGCATCGGCCTGTCCACCGCGACGCTCGCCGAGCGGATCCCCGCCGACGAGCGAGTCGTCGACGTGGTGGTGACCGCGGCCTGGTCGGTGGTCGGCCGCTGGCGGGAGAACTACGACCGCACCGACGAGGCGCGCGCCGGCGCGCTGCTGAGTCAGCTCGGCGTCGGCCACCTCACCGACCGCGCGTACGGCACGCTGTCCGAGGGCGAGCGCAAGCGCGTCCAGATCGCCCGCGCCCTGATGACCGACCCGGAGCTGCTGCTGCTCGACGAGCCCGCCGCCGGGCTCGACCTGGGTGGGCGCGAGGACCTGGTGGCCCGGCTGGCCGAGCTGGCGTACGACCCGGACGCGCCGGCCATGGTGCTGGTCACCCACCACGTCGAGGAGATCCCGCCGGGCTTCACCCACGCGTTGCTGCTGCGCGAGGGCGCCGTGGTGGCGCAGGGCCTGCTCGCCGACGTGCTCACCGCCGACAACCTGTCGAAGGCGTTCGGCCTGCCGCTGGTGGTGACGCGGTCCGGCGACCGCTGGGCCGCCCGCGCCGCCTGA
- a CDS encoding ATP-binding cassette domain-containing protein: MSAVIEIAGLRKTFHTLRQGRRVAVDGFDMLVEAGQVHGFLGPNGSGKTTTLRALLGLVRPDAGRMRVLGAESPEHLPDVAGRVGAIVESPQFFGNFTAHRTLRLLALAGGVPTGRVDEVLEQVGLRDRGDERVKGYSLGMKQRLAVASALLKNPDLLILDEPANGLDPAGIREMRDLTRSLAEAGVTVLLSSHILAEIQLICDHVTIVSRGQRVAYGPVEEVLAGFDQHQWRVRVADPEQAGQLLGRAGLSVTAEPDHLVVTGVEDPETISRTLGEQGVWVRELVPLRPDLESVFLELTGGHEHVAVPRQVDGAPPNDGVIDLDVRESREVDA, from the coding sequence ATGAGCGCGGTCATCGAGATCGCCGGCCTCCGCAAGACGTTCCACACGCTGCGCCAGGGGCGCCGGGTCGCCGTGGACGGCTTCGACATGCTGGTCGAGGCGGGCCAGGTGCACGGCTTCCTCGGGCCGAACGGGTCCGGGAAGACCACCACGCTGCGCGCGCTGCTGGGGCTGGTCCGGCCGGACGCCGGACGGATGCGCGTGCTGGGGGCCGAGTCACCCGAGCACCTGCCGGACGTGGCCGGCCGGGTCGGCGCGATCGTGGAGAGCCCGCAGTTCTTCGGCAACTTCACCGCGCACCGGACGCTGCGGCTGCTGGCGCTGGCCGGTGGTGTGCCGACCGGCCGGGTGGACGAGGTGCTGGAGCAGGTCGGGCTGCGCGACCGGGGCGACGAGCGGGTCAAGGGCTACTCGCTGGGCATGAAGCAGCGTCTGGCGGTCGCGTCGGCGCTGCTGAAGAACCCGGATCTGCTGATCCTGGACGAACCGGCGAACGGGCTGGACCCGGCCGGCATCCGGGAAATGCGCGACCTGACCCGGTCGCTGGCCGAGGCCGGGGTGACGGTGCTGCTGTCCAGCCACATCCTCGCCGAGATCCAGTTGATCTGTGACCACGTGACGATCGTCAGCCGGGGGCAGCGGGTCGCGTACGGGCCAGTGGAGGAGGTGCTGGCCGGCTTCGACCAGCACCAGTGGCGGGTCCGGGTGGCCGATCCGGAGCAGGCCGGGCAGTTGCTGGGCCGGGCCGGCCTGTCGGTGACCGCCGAGCCCGACCACCTGGTGGTGACCGGTGTGGAGGATCCGGAGACGATCAGCCGGACGCTCGGCGAGCAGGGCGTGTGGGTACGGGAGCTGGTCCCGCTGCGGCCGGACCTGGAGAGCGTCTTCCTGGAGCTGACCGGCGGCCACGAGCACGTGGCGGTGCCGCGGCAGGTCGACGGCGCTCCGCCGAACGACGGAGTGATCGACCTCGACGTCCGGGAGAGCCGGGAGGTGGACGCGTGA
- a CDS encoding ABC transporter permease subunit yields MNLVRAELERLAARRFVQLMVVLLAVAFAVTVATTLAGSHRPSPAELSRAQTQAAENVRQMEMAYDRCLRIREGGLPLGENDYLPRDCAQIDPAQIEELPTAADYLSGVFVFAKEAEPLLYFLIAFLTLFGFLVGASYIGADLNSGGVVNLLLWRPRRPTVLATKLGTLLGGLLGLSVLASVAYLGAFWLIGQASGLVGRTGGDFWPSLAAIWARGLVLVLLAAALGFAVATLGRHTSAALGTVAAYVVVWELGARLVFQILEVGRPDRYMLSSHLAAWLSGEVRLWDNNACGPGISGYCDGSYTLTWTSGLVVLLGLTGALVAAAFTVFRRRDLI; encoded by the coding sequence GTGAACCTGGTCCGTGCCGAGCTGGAGCGGCTGGCCGCCCGGCGTTTCGTGCAGCTCATGGTGGTGCTGCTGGCTGTCGCCTTCGCGGTGACGGTGGCGACCACGCTCGCCGGTTCGCACCGGCCCAGCCCGGCGGAGCTGAGCCGGGCCCAGACCCAGGCTGCGGAGAACGTGCGCCAGATGGAGATGGCGTACGACCGCTGCCTGCGGATCCGGGAGGGCGGGCTACCGCTGGGCGAGAACGACTACCTGCCGCGCGACTGCGCCCAGATCGACCCGGCCCAGATCGAGGAGTTGCCGACCGCGGCCGACTACCTCAGCGGTGTCTTCGTCTTCGCCAAGGAGGCCGAGCCGCTGCTCTACTTCCTGATCGCGTTCCTGACGCTGTTCGGGTTCCTGGTCGGGGCCTCCTACATCGGGGCCGACCTGAACTCGGGCGGGGTGGTGAACCTGCTGCTGTGGCGGCCCCGGCGGCCGACGGTGCTCGCCACGAAGCTGGGCACGCTGCTGGGCGGGCTGCTCGGCCTGTCGGTGCTGGCGTCGGTGGCGTACCTCGGGGCGTTCTGGTTGATCGGCCAGGCCTCCGGCCTGGTCGGGCGCACCGGCGGCGACTTCTGGCCGTCGCTCGCCGCGATCTGGGCGCGCGGGCTCGTGCTGGTGCTGCTCGCCGCGGCGCTCGGGTTCGCCGTCGCCACGCTGGGCCGGCACACGTCGGCGGCGCTCGGCACGGTGGCCGCGTACGTGGTGGTGTGGGAACTGGGTGCCCGGCTGGTGTTCCAGATCCTGGAGGTGGGCCGGCCGGACCGGTACATGCTGTCCAGCCACCTGGCGGCCTGGCTGTCCGGCGAGGTGCGGCTGTGGGACAACAACGCCTGCGGCCCCGGGATCTCCGGCTACTGCGACGGCTCCTACACGCTCACCTGGACGTCGGGGCTGGTGGTGCTGCTCGGGCTCACCGGCGCGCTGGTGGCCGCGGCGTTCACGGTGTTCCGCCGCCGCGACCTGATCTGA
- a CDS encoding ROK family transcriptional regulator encodes MSATRLPGTPRLLRALNDRAALELLLERGPLTRARIGELTGLSKVTASQLVERLEERGLVARVGEQAGGRGPNAQLYAVRPSSAYVVGVEVGAERVVAACADITGTVAGRVEQSTKDTDDPVGVVHNAVVQAAASAGAELSAVRRVVLGTPGLVDPQTGDITFAFNLPRWHSGLLAALREDLDTPVVFENDVNLAAVAEAQSGAARGTADFVLVWVDAGVGLAIMLGGRLHHGSSGAAGEIGYLPVPGAPIPRDVSKRAKPAFQQLVGADAVRAVAAEHGFASPEAAEQGVAAARAAEVVRAAIAAGTAGGPMLDELARRLALGVASTCVVLDPPLVVLAGAVGQAGGAALAERVQHEVAAITLVRPRVVTTGLTEEPILRGALRTALDAVRDEVFGSTVG; translated from the coding sequence ATGAGTGCGACCCGGCTGCCCGGCACCCCCCGACTCCTGCGGGCGCTCAACGACCGTGCGGCGCTGGAGCTGCTGCTCGAGCGCGGTCCGCTGACCCGGGCTCGGATCGGTGAGCTGACCGGGCTGTCCAAGGTCACCGCGTCCCAGCTCGTCGAGCGGCTGGAGGAGCGCGGCCTGGTCGCCCGGGTCGGCGAGCAGGCCGGCGGGCGGGGCCCGAACGCCCAGCTTTACGCCGTCCGGCCGAGCAGCGCGTACGTGGTGGGCGTCGAGGTGGGCGCGGAACGGGTGGTCGCGGCCTGCGCCGACATCACCGGCACCGTGGCCGGACGGGTCGAGCAGTCCACCAAGGACACCGACGACCCGGTCGGCGTGGTGCACAACGCCGTGGTCCAGGCGGCCGCCAGCGCCGGGGCGGAGCTGTCCGCCGTCCGGCGCGTCGTGCTCGGCACCCCCGGCCTGGTCGACCCGCAGACCGGCGACATCACGTTCGCGTTCAACCTGCCACGCTGGCACAGCGGCCTGCTCGCCGCGCTGCGCGAGGACCTGGACACCCCCGTCGTGTTCGAGAACGACGTGAACCTCGCGGCGGTGGCCGAGGCGCAGTCCGGCGCGGCCCGGGGCACCGCCGACTTCGTGCTGGTATGGGTGGACGCGGGCGTCGGCCTGGCGATCATGCTGGGCGGGCGGCTGCACCACGGCAGCAGCGGCGCGGCCGGCGAGATCGGCTACCTGCCGGTGCCCGGCGCGCCCATCCCGCGCGACGTGTCCAAGCGGGCCAAGCCGGCGTTCCAGCAGCTCGTCGGCGCCGACGCGGTACGCGCGGTGGCAGCCGAGCACGGTTTCGCCAGCCCCGAGGCGGCCGAGCAGGGCGTGGCGGCGGCCCGGGCCGCCGAGGTGGTACGCGCGGCGATCGCGGCCGGCACCGCCGGTGGGCCGATGCTCGACGAACTGGCCCGGCGGCTGGCGCTCGGTGTGGCGAGCACCTGCGTGGTGCTGGACCCGCCGCTGGTGGTGCTCGCCGGTGCGGTCGGCCAGGCGGGCGGGGCGGCGCTGGCCGAGCGGGTGCAGCACGAGGTCGCCGCGATCACGCTGGTCCGGCCCCGGGTGGTGACGACCGGGCTGACCGAGGAGCCGATCCTGCGGGGCGCGCTGCGGACCGCGCTGGACGCGGTGCGCGACGAGGTGTTCGGCTCGACGGTCGGCTGA
- a CDS encoding glycoside hydrolase family 3 N-terminal domain-containing protein, translated as MGLDPGLRRLALGTLLAAYPGPVPPDWAVDLLADGLAGHTLFGTNIHDPAQVAASTAALRAGRPDVIVAIDEEGGDVTRLAHATGSPYPGNAALGAVDDPDLTRQVYAAIGAELTALGITVDLAPTVDVNTADENPVIGTRSFGADPKRVAVHSAAAVTGLQSTGVAACAKHFPGHGATVADSHHELPTVDVPPAVLRDRDLPPFAAVVDAGVRAVMTAHIRVPALTGDGPATFSRAVLHDLLRVEYGFTGAVITDALEMKGAVLAAGGVGAGAVRALAAGADLLCIGARVDAELVESVAAEIVAAIADGRLARERVEEAAGRTAALAAATGPADAPPPAADGLGYAAALRAVRVEGDLTRDTAPLVVQVHATSTIAEGRVPWGLGPHLAAGIEQARAAAGETDPEQVRRLAGDRPVVLVGRHLHRLPGARELVEALAATHRVAVVEMGWPGAWRPAGAVAFVATHGASHANGRAAAEVLGLTA; from the coding sequence GTGGGTCTGGATCCAGGACTGCGCCGGCTCGCGCTGGGCACGCTGCTGGCCGCGTATCCGGGACCGGTCCCGCCGGACTGGGCGGTCGACCTGCTCGCCGACGGGCTCGCCGGGCACACCCTGTTCGGCACCAACATCCACGACCCGGCCCAGGTGGCGGCATCCACGGCGGCGCTGCGCGCCGGGCGCCCCGACGTGATCGTCGCGATCGACGAGGAGGGCGGCGACGTCACCCGGCTGGCACACGCCACCGGCAGCCCGTACCCCGGCAACGCCGCGCTCGGCGCGGTGGACGACCCCGACCTCACCCGCCAGGTGTACGCGGCGATCGGCGCGGAACTGACCGCGCTCGGCATCACCGTCGACCTCGCCCCCACCGTCGACGTGAACACCGCCGACGAGAACCCGGTGATCGGCACCCGCTCGTTCGGCGCGGACCCGAAGCGGGTCGCCGTCCACTCCGCCGCCGCCGTCACCGGCCTCCAGTCGACCGGTGTGGCCGCCTGCGCCAAGCACTTCCCCGGGCACGGCGCCACAGTCGCCGACTCCCACCACGAGCTGCCCACTGTCGACGTGCCGCCGGCCGTCCTGCGGGACCGCGACCTGCCGCCGTTCGCCGCCGTCGTCGACGCGGGCGTCCGCGCGGTGATGACCGCGCACATCCGGGTGCCGGCGCTGACCGGCGACGGTCCGGCCACGTTCAGCCGCGCGGTCCTGCACGACCTGCTGCGCGTCGAGTACGGCTTCACCGGCGCGGTGATCACCGACGCGCTGGAGATGAAGGGCGCGGTGCTCGCCGCCGGCGGGGTCGGCGCGGGCGCGGTCCGGGCCCTGGCCGCCGGCGCGGACCTGCTCTGCATCGGCGCCCGGGTGGACGCCGAGCTGGTCGAGTCGGTCGCCGCCGAGATCGTCGCGGCGATCGCCGACGGCCGGCTGGCGCGTGAGCGGGTCGAGGAGGCGGCCGGCCGGACCGCCGCGCTCGCCGCCGCCACCGGCCCCGCCGACGCCCCGCCGCCGGCCGCCGACGGCCTCGGTTACGCCGCCGCACTGCGGGCGGTACGCGTCGAGGGCGACCTCACCCGCGACACCGCCCCCCTGGTGGTGCAGGTGCACGCCACCTCCACCATCGCCGAGGGGCGGGTGCCGTGGGGGCTCGGCCCACACCTGGCCGCCGGGATCGAGCAGGCCCGCGCGGCGGCGGGCGAGACCGACCCGGAGCAGGTGCGGCGGCTCGCCGGGGACCGGCCGGTCGTGCTGGTCGGCCGGCACCTGCACCGGCTGCCCGGCGCGCGTGAGCTGGTCGAGGCGCTGGCCGCCACGCATCGGGTAGCGGTGGTCGAGATGGGCTGGCCGGGCGCGTGGCGGCCGGCGGGCGCGGTCGCGTTCGTCGCCACCCACGGCGCCAGTCACGCCAACGGCCGCGCCGCCGCCGAGGTGCTCGGCCTGACCGCCTGA
- a CDS encoding DCC1-like thiol-disulfide oxidoreductase family protein, translated as MTSAPGGHRQDPTGHGAGGIRGFTVLFDADCPMCRAARRWLASRAQLVPLEFVPAGSAEARRRFPELDHDATLRDLTVVADTGAVYRGDGAWFACLWALAEHRGTAERLARPHLLPLARKVVAAASAVRERIREPGYGDDDDRAECADDRCGWAGHDDPG; from the coding sequence GTGACGTCCGCCCCGGGCGGGCACCGGCAGGATCCCACCGGGCACGGGGCCGGTGGGATCCGCGGGTTCACCGTCCTGTTCGACGCGGACTGCCCGATGTGCCGGGCCGCCCGGCGCTGGCTCGCCTCGCGCGCCCAGCTCGTACCCCTGGAGTTCGTGCCGGCCGGGTCCGCCGAGGCCCGGCGGCGCTTCCCCGAGCTGGACCACGACGCCACGTTGCGCGACCTGACGGTGGTGGCCGACACCGGTGCGGTCTACCGCGGCGACGGCGCCTGGTTCGCCTGCCTGTGGGCGCTGGCCGAGCATCGCGGCACGGCCGAGCGGCTGGCCCGTCCGCACCTGCTGCCGCTGGCCCGCAAGGTGGTCGCGGCGGCGTCGGCGGTCCGCGAACGGATCCGGGAACCGGGATACGGTGACGACGATGACCGAGCAGAGTGCGCCGACGACCGCTGCGGGTGGGCAGGGCACGACGACCCGGGGTGA
- a CDS encoding TetR family transcriptional regulator, which translates to MTEQSAPTTAAGGQGTTTRGEQTRQLILDTAMRLFRERGYARTTMRAVAQEAGVAVGNAYYYFGSKEHLVQEFYAGTQREHRAAADTVLARERDFGPRLAGVLHAGIDVLSPYHAFAGAFFKTAAEPTSPLSPFSAESSEPRDMSIALFREALTGSTVKLDDELREALPELLWLGYMGVVLYWVHDRSDGQVKTRQLIDGVVPLVDRLVGLSRLRVLRPVTRQALALIHTLRH; encoded by the coding sequence ATGACCGAGCAGAGTGCGCCGACGACCGCTGCGGGTGGGCAGGGCACGACGACCCGGGGTGAGCAGACCCGCCAGCTGATCCTGGACACCGCGATGCGGCTGTTCCGCGAGCGCGGGTACGCGCGCACGACGATGCGCGCGGTCGCCCAGGAGGCCGGCGTGGCGGTGGGCAACGCCTACTACTACTTCGGTTCCAAGGAACACCTGGTCCAGGAGTTCTACGCGGGCACCCAGCGCGAGCACCGGGCGGCGGCCGACACGGTGCTCGCCCGGGAACGCGACTTCGGCCCGCGACTGGCCGGGGTGCTGCATGCGGGCATCGACGTGCTGAGCCCGTACCACGCGTTCGCCGGTGCCTTCTTCAAGACGGCGGCCGAGCCGACCTCGCCGCTGAGCCCGTTCTCCGCCGAGTCGTCGGAGCCCCGGGACATGTCGATCGCGCTGTTCCGCGAGGCCCTGACCGGGTCCACCGTCAAGCTCGACGACGAGCTGCGCGAGGCACTGCCCGAGCTGCTCTGGCTCGGCTACATGGGCGTGGTGCTCTACTGGGTGCACGACCGCTCGGACGGTCAGGTCAAGACCCGGCAGCTGATCGACGGCGTGGTGCCGCTGGTGGACCGGCTGGTGGGGCTGTCCCGGCTGCGCGTGCTGCGGCCCGTCACCCGTCAGGCACTCGCCCTGATCCACACGCTGCGTCACTGA
- a CDS encoding GNAT family N-acetyltransferase, producing MLDRRVFLHLATWLGQWPAGPGLHVVRSHRRARPAWDGRLRPAVAVTAGGSTVLSVATDRVEAVRALVRDRPLGEWLPALPGVVGAPEFTAHTSVFRWCTHPAPLPEVGEWVPPTLPGLPPWLRLFDRDVLVVRGADGAYRAGVGIKRHDAYGHELAVGTVPTARGRGLARRLVAQAARRVLDEGAIPTYLHDPGNAASARVADAAGFSDRGLTAFGVFPR from the coding sequence ATGCTCGACCGGCGGGTCTTCCTCCATCTGGCGACCTGGTTGGGACAGTGGCCGGCGGGCCCCGGGCTGCACGTGGTCCGGTCCCACCGCCGCGCCCGTCCGGCCTGGGACGGACGGCTGCGCCCGGCCGTCGCGGTGACGGCGGGCGGCAGCACCGTCCTCTCGGTGGCCACCGACCGGGTCGAGGCGGTCCGGGCGCTGGTACGGGACCGGCCGCTCGGCGAGTGGCTGCCCGCCCTGCCGGGTGTGGTCGGCGCGCCCGAGTTCACCGCGCACACCTCGGTCTTCCGCTGGTGCACCCACCCGGCGCCGCTGCCCGAGGTGGGGGAGTGGGTGCCGCCCACACTGCCCGGACTGCCGCCGTGGCTGCGGCTGTTCGACAGGGACGTGCTCGTGGTCCGGGGTGCCGACGGCGCGTACCGGGCCGGCGTGGGGATCAAGCGGCACGACGCGTACGGGCACGAGCTGGCGGTGGGCACGGTGCCGACGGCGCGCGGGCGCGGCCTGGCCCGGCGGCTGGTCGCACAGGCGGCCCGCCGGGTGCTGGACGAGGGAGCGATCCCCACCTACCTGCACGACCCCGGCAACGCCGCGTCGGCTCGGGTGGCCGACGCGGCCGGGTTCTCGGATCGGGGCCTCACCGCGTTCGGCGTGTTCCCCCGCTGA
- a CDS encoding DNA repair protein translates to MPHEPNDRFQQDAERGWRAAADAGRFPAQPAYREVRDRALSWAELNAQPAGTAAWRGLTPL, encoded by the coding sequence ATGCCTCACGAACCGAATGACCGATTCCAGCAGGACGCGGAGCGCGGCTGGCGGGCCGCCGCAGACGCCGGGCGGTTCCCGGCGCAGCCGGCGTACCGCGAGGTGCGCGACCGGGCGCTCTCCTGGGCCGAACTGAACGCGCAGCCGGCCGGCACCGCCGCCTGGCGTGGCCTCACGCCGCTCTGA